In the genome of Euleptes europaea isolate rEulEur1 chromosome 7, rEulEur1.hap1, whole genome shotgun sequence, one region contains:
- the LOC130481008 gene encoding cytochrome b-c1 complex subunit 8 has protein sequence MGIHFGNLARVRHVITYSLSPFEQRAFPNYFSKGIPNTWRRFSTQFFRVAPPLIIAYVIYSWGNEEFERLKRKNPADYENDV, from the exons ATGGGTATCCACTTTGGAAACCTGGCACGAGTGAGGCACGTGATCACCTACAGCTTGTCTCCCTTTGAACAGAGAGCCTTTCCTAACTACTTCTCCAAAGGGATTCCCAACACCTGGCGGCGATTCAGTACGCAGTTCTTCCGGGTGGCTCCTC CGTTGATCATCGCCTACGTGATCTACTCCTGGGGGAATGAAGAATTTGAACGCCTGAAAAGGAAGAACCCAGCCGACTATGAAAATGATGTCTAA